A stretch of Pygocentrus nattereri isolate fPygNat1 chromosome 8, fPygNat1.pri, whole genome shotgun sequence DNA encodes these proteins:
- the her5 gene encoding hairy-related 5, protein MSKMSAGIAEQKEAMRRVPKPLMEKRRRDRINHSLETLRLLLLESTCNEKLKNPKVEKAEILECVVNFLRAEQQSRSHPANRGKRGRVEYEDEVSSPCKRIQSYQDGMRTCLLRVSHFIASKNQESEDGLESMCGTLQENIEDQSHLVSASQLHHGSLMHLTHESSSTLGQQSLTNVDSAMGQPKVSQRTVVYEHTVKMAPNSKQPLMVSDTVWRPWPQ, encoded by the exons ATGAGCAAGATGTCTGCTGGCATAGCGGAGCAAAAAGAAGCAATGAGACGG GTTCCCAAACCTCTCATGGAGAAACGACGGAGAGACAGAATTAACCACAGTTTGGAAACTTTGAGACTTCTGCTACTGGAAAGCACGTGTAATGAG AAACTGAAGAATCCCAAAGTGGAAAAGGCTGAAATCTTGGAGTGTGTGGTCAACTTCCTAAGGGCTGAGCAACAGTCAAGATCTCACCCAGCAAACAGAGGGAAAAGAGGACGTGTGGAGTATGAGGATGAGGTGTCCTCTCCTTGCAAGCGTATCCAGAGCTACCAAGATGGTATGAGAACCTGTCTACTGAGGGTGAGCCATTTCATTGCAAGTAAGAACCAAGAGTCAGAGGATGGTCTGGAGAGCATGTGTGGAACCTTGCAGGAGAACATAGAGGACCAGAGTCATCTAGTGTCTGCAAGCCAGCTTCACCATGGAAGCCTGATGCACCTTACACATGAAAGCAGTTCCACACTAGGGCAGCAGTCACTTACAAATGTGGACTCAGCCATGGGTCAACCCAAGGTTTCTCAAAGAACTGTCGTTTATGAGCACACAGTGAAGATGGCTCCCAACTCCAAACAGCCTTTGATGGTCAGCGATACTGTGTGGAGGCCTTGGCCACAGTAG